From a single Nicotiana tomentosiformis chromosome 2, ASM39032v3, whole genome shotgun sequence genomic region:
- the LOC138905112 gene encoding uncharacterized protein yields the protein MLRQGHLKELLSDRGRINFARGSEHQGPPKPPSPICTINMIIGGGGGGGGGGDASINIIKFTTTNKLKRTITREWYDELEESIIFHKSDVDGLAFPHNDALVITLRILDTDVKCIMIDEGSGSCIIHPRVFTQMKLEDKIVPHCITLTGYNNAVERTSGEITLPILAGNVTLKTAFHIMDQDTAYNTIMGRPWIYP from the coding sequence ATGTTACGacaaggacacctcaaagagctACTAAGCGATAGGGGAAGAATCAATTTTGCTAGAGGGAGCGAACATCAAGGGCCGCCTAAGCCACCCTCGCCAATTTgtaccatcaacatgatcatcggcggcggcgGTGGCGGCGGTGGCGGCGGCGATGCCTCTATCAACATCATAAAGTTCACTACTACCAACAAACTCAAGAGAACTATCACCCGTGAATGGTAcgacgaactcgaagaaagtatcatcttccaCAAGTCAGACGTCGACGGTTTGGCTTTTCCTCATAATGACGCCCTCGTTATTACTCTGCGAATTTTAGATACTGATGTTAAATGCATTATGATAGATGAAGGGAGCGGCTCGTGCATTATTCATCCCCGAGTATTTAcccaaatgaaactcgaggataagatagtaccGCACTGCATCACGCTAACTGGTTATAACAATGCCGTTGAACGGACGTCTGGGGAAATTACACTCCCCATTTTGGCTGGCAACGTGACTCTCAAAACAGcattccatatcatggaccaaGACACCGCGTACAACACCATaatgggacgaccatggatataTCCATGA